TCTTAATTCATTATAATCAGCCAATTGGAGCAATCATCAAAAAGGGAATTATACCAAAAGTTTGGGGACAGTAATTTTTAAACATAAAATTTCATCTGCTTGATCCCATTTTTAACCGCAAATAATATAAACAGGAAAGGCGCTTCATGACATGAAGCGCCTTTCCTGTTTATATTATTCAACTATTAAGAGTTTATTGCTTTCCAGATCATATCTTTCAATGGCAGAATATTTTTACCGCTGACAGATGAGATGAAAATATACGGAAGCCCCTCAGGAAGCTGCTGTTCCATTTCCTTCTCAAGTTCATCATCAAGCATATCAGATTTTGTAATCGCCAATAACTTGGGTTTATCCGCTAGCTCGGGATTATATGCTGTCAATTCATTCAGTAAAATACCATACTCTTCCGCTATCGTGCGGTCTGTATCAGCAGGCACCATAAATAACAATACTGAATTGCGTTCAATGTGTCTTAAGAAACGATAACCGAGTCCCTTCCCTTCCGAAGCACCCTCAATGATCCCCGGAATATCGGCCATCACAAACGAGCGGTTATCACGATAACTCACCATACCGAGATTAGGCACCAATGTGGTAAATGGATAATTAGCAATTTCAGGTTTTGCTGCCGAGACTACAGACAACAAGGTTGATTTACCTGCATTGGGAAAACCTACCAGACCAACGTCTGCTAGCACCTTAAGTTCGAGAATCATCCATTGCTCTTTGCCTGGCATCCCCGGTTGCGAAAATCGAGGTGTCTGTTTTGTAGGCGACTTAAAATGCCAGTTACCTAAACCACCCTTTCCTCCCGGAACCAAGATCTTCGTCTCACCATCTTCGGTAATATCAAACAACACCTCACCGGTCTCTGCATCCTTGGCAATGGTACCCAACGGCACCTCCAATATTTCATCATGACCAGTGGCACCTGTCCGTAGCGAACTACCACCAGATTCACCATTGGAGGCAATGATATGTTTGCGGTACTTTAGATGGAGTAATGTCCAAATATTAGTCGTTCCTTTTAGGATAATATGTCCTCCACGGCCGCCATCACCACCATCAGGTCCTCCCGTAGCTGTGTGCTTGTCACGATGCAAATGAGCCGAACCTGCCCCACCATGTCCCGAACGACAACACACTTTCACATAATCAACAAAATTCGATCCTTGCGCCATTTACAATGTATTACAGTCTAAAAAAGTATTTATTTCAATTAATAATTATCGATAATATCCGTTAGGTTTTTGAAGATTGTATCTATATCGCCAATACCATCTACCTTGGACAATTTACCTTGTGCTTCGTAATAAGGCAACACATGAATTGTTTTTGTAAAATATTCATCAATGCGTTTTACCAATTTATCAGCATCGTCATCTGAACGGCCAGAGATCTCTCTACGTTTAGCGATGCGCGCTTTCAGTTCGTCTTCATTTACATCCAGTGCGATTACAACTGAGATTGACGTGTTGACACCTTCCAAAAAAGCATCCAATGCCTCAGCTTGAGCAACAGTACGTGGGAATCCGTCAAAAATAAATCCTTTTGCTTCAGGGTTCTTTTTCACTTCCTCTTCCAGCATTGCTATCGTAATCGAATCTGGCACTAAATTTCCCTCAGCAATAATCTGGCTTACTTGTTGACCAAGTGGCGTTTGACCTTTAATATGTGCTCTAAAAATATCACCAGTTGAAATATGAATCAATTGATATTTTTCAATAAGCTTTGCAGATTGAGTTCCCTTACCTGCACCCGGAGGGCCAAATATTACAAGGTTTAGCATAGTTTTATTTAAGAAATTAAAACGAGTTAAAAAATAAAAGCCTAATCACAGATGATGACTAGGCTTTTCAGTCGTGCGCTCCAAGGGAGTCGAACCCCTAACCTTCTGATCCGTAGTCAGATGCTCTATCCAATTGAGCTAGGAGCGCAGTAAACCATTACGTTTAGAACTCTGTCCCATTTGTTTTGGTGACGCAAATATAGTCAGAATTCATTTTTTTACAAATTTTTTTTCAAAAAGAAGTTTCCATACACCCAAATATTCTACGCTTACTTCACCTTCTTTTATGAAAAAAGCCAATCTTCGAGATTGGCTTTTTGTGCACTCCAAGGGAGTCGAACCCCTAACCTTCTGATCCGTAGTCAGACGCTCTATCCAATTGAGCTAGGAATGCTTCTTTTTAATAATACTGAAGCTGTATATTGTGCGCGCCAAGGGAGTCGAACCCCTAACCTTCTGATCCGTAGTCAGATGCTCTATCCAATTGAGCTAGGTGCGCTGGGCAACCAAAACAAATCCGTATCCTTTTCCGTTTTGGTGATGCAAATATCGATATATTTATCGATTTAACAAACATTTTTTCTCTTTTTTTAACTTTATGAAACAACATTTCGTTTATCTCGTTGATAATATTATATTTAAAATATCAACTTTTTTTTTCAGACACTGACAAATGTTATTATTCATGAGCAAAAGAGAATTAAAACTCAGCAAAATCCGCATTGGAGATATCAGCATCTCCTATTATATCCGTCCTAGCACAACATACCCTACCCCTAAAACCGTGTTATTTATCCATGGGTTCCCTTTCAATAAAAATACCTGGAAACAACAATTGTTAGATCTTGACGAGGAATATACAGGGATTGCCCTAGATGTCAGAGGACATGGCCTCAGTACAAATGGACATGGTTTCTTTTCCGTCGATGTGTTTGCAAAAGATCTTGTTGAATTTATCCGGAAATTGGATCTCAATCATGTTGTGCTCTGCGGTATCTCCATGGGTGGTTATATCGCCTTGCGTACCTATGAGTTGATCGGCCAGCAGCTCGCCGGTTTGATTTTATGTGACACCAACTCCCTTGCTGATGATAATAAAGGCAAACAAAAACGATTTGATTCCATACAGGCATTGCTTAAATATGGCCGAAGACCGTTTGCTATCGGTTTTACGGAAAATGTATTCTATGAAAAAACAATCCGAGAAAACCCTGAAGCCGTTGAACTCATCAAGAGCTGTATCCGTAGAAATGAGCTTTCCAGTATATGTTCAACACAACTCGCCCTGGCTTCCCGGACAGACACGACACATTCCCTGAAAACGATTATTATCCCCACACTAGTCATTAAAGGCAAACACGATAAATTGATGAGCGAAGAGCAGACGAGCATTCTTATCGAAAATATCCCTGATGTTAGATTTATGGAATTTGAAGAATCAGGGCATCTGCCGAATCTTGAAGAACCCGAAAAGTTCAATAGGGTATTGAATGAATTTTTAGCCAGTATATAAGATTCTCGTTATTGCGAAGCTATCATGAGGGGATCATAAAACCAAAAACTCAGGAAAATCCGAATATAAAAAAAGCCACACGAGTGGCTTTATTTCTTTTTTCATTGAGATTTCATCCTGGGTACGTTAGAACGAAAAATCATCTTTTGAACGACTATCGGCTTCTTCAGCGTATGCATCGTCAAAGTTCGGCTCATAACGTTTTTCGATTACTTCCTGGTTAGACTTAATGTAATTTACAACATCTGTCAAACCCTCCGCAAACTTCTCAAAATCTTCTTTGTATAAGAAAATCTTATGCTTAATAAACTGGCCATCCTCAAAGCGTTTCTTGCTTTCTGTGATAGTAATGTAGTAATCGTTCGATCGAGTTGCTTTTACATCAAAAAAATAAGTTCGCTTACCTGCTCTCACCTTTTTTGAAAAAACCTCTTCACGCTCTTTGTTTTCAAAATCTCCCATTGGTTGTTATTTAAGTTTAAAGTAATCTTAATCTTTGATAAATATATAATAATTCATTTTAATACACCAAATAATATTAAAAAAAAAGACAATAAACCGTAAAAATGGCATATCCATTCCATCGACGGTCGATAAAAATTAAACAACAAGATTTTTTACCGACGAAATCAGTACATTTACCGAAAATATAAGTTGTATTACCTAAAGCGAATATGCATAGTTTATTTGTGCCTCTATCTTTGAGTCATAAATAGTAAAAACATTATGGAAAAAGAACCTATCATACCAAACAGCAATAACAGCCGCAATATCGTGGGGGCCATTGTCATCATCGTAGGTATATTCTTATTATTGAATAACCTGAATTTAGGAGACTGGTTTCCGGACTGGTTATTTAGCTGGCCAACAATATTGATCATTATTGGTTTAGTGATTGGCGTAAACTCTCAATTTCAGAAAAAATCGGCAATCATCTTATTGATTATCGGTGGTGCCAGCCTGATTTCCCGAATGATGCGTACGGACTTTGGATCAGTAACCGTCCCTATTATCATCATTTCGCTTGGGATTTATTTTATCATGAGTAAACGGAAACCGCCGATGGTTCCGCCTGCTTACCCTAATCCACCACAGAATCCTTACGATTGGGATAAGCGCGTCAATAGTCCTACAGATACTCCGGCGGACGCCACAGCCCCCGATGCAGAGGCAAAACCTTTTAACGAACAATACGGACCAAGCCAACAAGCCTCGCCTAACGCGCAGGCTTTTGGCAACAAAGAGAATAGTTCATTTCATCAGTCTTTTGAGGACAGCCTTAATCTGAATACGATTTTTGCAGGCCAAAAGAAAGTCATTTATTCCAAACAATTTAGAGGTGGCAATTTGACCAACGTCTTCGGAAGTATTGAATTGGATCTAACAAAGGCAGATATCCAACAGGCAATTGTCATCGATACATTTCAGTTATTTGGCAGCGCACGTATTATTATCCCACCACATTGGACGGTATTCAGCAATGTAGCCTCCATTTTAGGATCTGTCGATGACCGGAGATTTCAAACGATATACAATCCTGACACCGATAAAAAGATCTATATCACTGGAACATGTATATTGGGCAATTTAACGATAAAAAATGCTTAATAGATGAAAAACAAGCTGTCTCTCAGTGTTAAAAGTCGATTAATAGGCATTATTTGTATATCCGTATTTATCGGATATCTTGCATTACAATATTTACTGATGCTACGTTCAGGATTTGATTCCGAGCTGGCATTTAAAGATTCATTGATCAATAGTGCTGTGATGATGTTTTGCTGCTATGGCATGTCCTCTGCGTTAAACTTCTACACACCACAACCCCGCGAGATATGGAAGGTGCTGATTATAGGCCTGATTATGGCCGCCATTAGTACTGGGCTGAGCCGTTTTATAATGAGCTATTTTATTCAGCCCAACTTTATCTCGCTACTGGATTTAACATTACCATTTCGTGGTATCGTTAACTTCCTTATCCTCACTTCTGTTGCTATTATCAATATCGTCTGGAATATCCAGGAAGATAATATCAATAACATCAAACGGAAACAAGAGTCCGAAAATCTGCTTCGCGAGGCGGAGCTCTATAATTTACGGCAGCAGCTGCAGCCACACTTTTTATTTAACAGCTTAAATTCGATCATCGCTCTAATTGGCGCGAATCCGGATGAAGCGCGTAATATGACATTTCAACTATCTGATTTTTTACGAGGCACGATGAGAAAGGAAAACAATCAGATTATCACACTGGAAGAAGAACTGGACCATCTACAACTTTATCTTGATATTGAAAAAGTACGTTTTGGCCATCGTCTGAACACTTCCATCTCCTCCTCTGAGGAGATATTTAGTAATAAATTGCCAGCAATGATCATCCAGCCTTTGGTAGAGAATGCCATTAAGCATGGACTGTACAATATAACCGACCAAGTCGAAATACAAATTAAATGCACCTCGAATGAGGGACAACTCCTAATTCAAATTACCAATCCATTTGATGTCGAGGAGCAATCAAGTCCTAAAAAAGGTACCGGATTTGGGCTTTCCAGTATTCAACGCAGATTATATCTTTTATATGGAAGAAATGATCTTATGGAGACACAGATTCAGGACAATATATTTACTAGCACCCTAAAAATACCTCAATATGATTAAAGTCGTTATCATTGATGATGAACCCTTAGCACGCTCCATTATTGCGGGCTATTTAAAAAATGAAGCCGATGTAACCATTATGGCTGAGTGTGGAGATGGTTTTGAAGGCGTTAAAGCAATCCAGACACATGAACCTGATCTGGTTTTTTTGGATGTCCAAATGCCTAAATTGACTGGTTTTGAAATGCTCGAATTGGTGGACAACCCTCCTGCCGTTATTTTCACCACAGCATTTGACGAATATGCGTTAAAGGCGTTCGAAAAGAATGCACTGGATTATCTGCTAAAACCGGTCTCCCCGATGCGTTTC
The window above is part of the Sphingobacterium sp. ML3W genome. Proteins encoded here:
- a CDS encoding histidine kinase encodes the protein MKNKLSLSVKSRLIGIICISVFIGYLALQYLLMLRSGFDSELAFKDSLINSAVMMFCCYGMSSALNFYTPQPREIWKVLIIGLIMAAISTGLSRFIMSYFIQPNFISLLDLTLPFRGIVNFLILTSVAIINIVWNIQEDNINNIKRKQESENLLREAELYNLRQQLQPHFLFNSLNSIIALIGANPDEARNMTFQLSDFLRGTMRKENNQIITLEEELDHLQLYLDIEKVRFGHRLNTSISSSEEIFSNKLPAMIIQPLVENAIKHGLYNITDQVEIQIKCTSNEGQLLIQITNPFDVEEQSSPKKGTGFGLSSIQRRLYLLYGRNDLMETQIQDNIFTSTLKIPQYD
- the obgE gene encoding GTPase ObgE produces the protein MAQGSNFVDYVKVCCRSGHGGAGSAHLHRDKHTATGGPDGGDGGRGGHIILKGTTNIWTLLHLKYRKHIIASNGESGGSSLRTGATGHDEILEVPLGTIAKDAETGEVLFDITEDGETKILVPGGKGGLGNWHFKSPTKQTPRFSQPGMPGKEQWMILELKVLADVGLVGFPNAGKSTLLSVVSAAKPEIANYPFTTLVPNLGMVSYRDNRSFVMADIPGIIEGASEGKGLGYRFLRHIERNSVLLFMVPADTDRTIAEEYGILLNELTAYNPELADKPKLLAITKSDMLDDELEKEMEQQLPEGLPYIFISSVSGKNILPLKDMIWKAINS
- a CDS encoding adenylate kinase, with product MLNLVIFGPPGAGKGTQSAKLIEKYQLIHISTGDIFRAHIKGQTPLGQQVSQIIAEGNLVPDSITIAMLEEEVKKNPEAKGFIFDGFPRTVAQAEALDAFLEGVNTSISVVIALDVNEDELKARIAKRREISGRSDDDADKLVKRIDEYFTKTIHVLPYYEAQGKLSKVDGIGDIDTIFKNLTDIIDNY
- a CDS encoding alpha/beta hydrolase; the encoded protein is MSKRELKLSKIRIGDISISYYIRPSTTYPTPKTVLFIHGFPFNKNTWKQQLLDLDEEYTGIALDVRGHGLSTNGHGFFSVDVFAKDLVEFIRKLDLNHVVLCGISMGGYIALRTYELIGQQLAGLILCDTNSLADDNKGKQKRFDSIQALLKYGRRPFAIGFTENVFYEKTIRENPEAVELIKSCIRRNELSSICSTQLALASRTDTTHSLKTIIIPTLVIKGKHDKLMSEEQTSILIENIPDVRFMEFEESGHLPNLEEPEKFNRVLNEFLASI
- a CDS encoding DUF3276 family protein, yielding MGDFENKEREEVFSKKVRAGKRTYFFDVKATRSNDYYITITESKKRFEDGQFIKHKIFLYKEDFEKFAEGLTDVVNYIKSNQEVIEKRYEPNFDDAYAEEADSRSKDDFSF
- a CDS encoding DUF5668 domain-containing protein yields the protein MEKEPIIPNSNNSRNIVGAIVIIVGIFLLLNNLNLGDWFPDWLFSWPTILIIIGLVIGVNSQFQKKSAIILLIIGGASLISRMMRTDFGSVTVPIIIISLGIYFIMSKRKPPMVPPAYPNPPQNPYDWDKRVNSPTDTPADATAPDAEAKPFNEQYGPSQQASPNAQAFGNKENSSFHQSFEDSLNLNTIFAGQKKVIYSKQFRGGNLTNVFGSIELDLTKADIQQAIVIDTFQLFGSARIIIPPHWTVFSNVASILGSVDDRRFQTIYNPDTDKKIYITGTCILGNLTIKNA